In Bacteroidetes Order II. bacterium, the following proteins share a genomic window:
- a CDS encoding T9SS type A sorting domain-containing protein, whose protein sequence is MKKHLLGLVLWFSFSFAQEAPRTIGVYGGTINAIAANANDLYVSTESSNSIFHRGLRDYTFSALPGFDSSDGYGGGIRQMVATAFRKLYVLHNGKIIQYDHTTGIKNTLVYNNVQAIAGGGNKVVFLYQDSNLKLGFGSVTGTGFKPDAGSPVVVSSAISGKVSLVLDPVDETIWILREGNAPSSTLLYHSSADWAAGFGTISAIPLTTAQVGNDKYSTLGVAPDGRVFLGGDTGTPPLHFKKVAYSDDDGIHWTQVNTGVNGIAGPNITFEQVASGYAVYFGSAVSSNQGGSGTWQKFGHTSLETNPNDGPTFPDPISTQWVYLTNDAGLGRSLNRGADIVNINAGIEAIQINGFGMNERKTLAWAVSKTGVWKGSSFATSSEWWKVSYPFGDGSPYYSVAVSPDDDWGQAHVYVGNSRIYVDFESGTGGWKKVRDLPSTYSAATYVSGIAVDPNDLSRIFVSYVDPTTGYGGAEVGEYDRGTGTWTFTPLDGFPTSLDVEDIEAYSVGGVTKVLVGTAYNGATGFLKRYGWDGTKWAVEATYSNTKLGIEDIFVAGPTSDPVACGYDYDSNQMYVVSILAATYNVFATASGVPNTTCKAVTVDTATNSYYVTANNSVYVYSGGVWTTYATYPNGTQINVLYFDDLVVGTGTGLYEHRKWATQTTPELLPRKQVLANVYPNPFGNDARIQLHLAQESDVAWELYDVMGRRVQSQAKQWLPAGEQAANINASGLVNGVYLLRIVIGRMTETHKVVVAK, encoded by the coding sequence ATGAAGAAGCATCTCTTGGGTCTCGTTTTGTGGTTTTCATTTTCTTTCGCACAGGAAGCCCCTCGAACCATTGGCGTTTATGGCGGCACCATTAATGCAATTGCAGCAAATGCGAATGACCTGTATGTGTCAACCGAAAGTTCAAATTCCATTTTCCACCGAGGGCTACGAGACTATACGTTTTCTGCATTGCCTGGTTTTGACAGTAGTGATGGATATGGTGGTGGTATTCGTCAGATGGTTGCGACAGCATTTCGTAAGTTATATGTGCTACACAATGGAAAAATTATTCAATATGACCACACAACAGGCATAAAAAACACATTGGTTTATAATAATGTACAGGCCATTGCTGGTGGAGGCAATAAAGTTGTTTTTTTATATCAAGACAGCAATCTGAAACTTGGGTTTGGCAGTGTTACCGGAACAGGTTTTAAGCCCGATGCCGGAAGCCCTGTGGTGGTTTCATCGGCCATTTCCGGTAAGGTGTCGTTGGTGTTGGATCCGGTGGATGAAACCATATGGATTTTGCGGGAAGGAAATGCGCCTTCTTCAACCCTCTTGTACCACAGTAGCGCCGATTGGGCTGCCGGTTTTGGGACAATTTCTGCCATTCCCCTTACAACGGCCCAAGTGGGCAATGACAAATATTCTACCTTGGGCGTTGCGCCAGACGGTCGGGTATTTTTAGGTGGTGATACTGGAACGCCCCCATTACATTTTAAAAAGGTGGCGTATTCGGATGATGACGGCATTCATTGGACACAAGTAAATACGGGCGTAAATGGCATTGCTGGGCCTAATATAACATTTGAACAGGTGGCCAGTGGGTATGCCGTCTATTTTGGATCGGCTGTGAGTAGCAATCAGGGAGGTAGTGGAACATGGCAAAAATTTGGACACACAAGCTTAGAAACCAATCCAAACGACGGGCCTACATTCCCCGACCCAATTTCTACACAATGGGTGTATTTAACCAACGATGCGGGACTGGGCAGGAGCCTCAATAGGGGTGCTGATATTGTGAACATAAACGCTGGTATTGAAGCCATTCAAATCAATGGTTTTGGTATGAATGAACGCAAAACATTGGCTTGGGCCGTAAGCAAAACAGGGGTTTGGAAAGGGAGTTCGTTTGCCACCTCGAGCGAATGGTGGAAGGTATCTTATCCTTTTGGAGATGGATCGCCTTATTATTCCGTCGCCGTTAGTCCGGATGATGATTGGGGCCAGGCGCATGTTTATGTGGGAAACTCACGGATTTATGTGGACTTTGAAAGTGGGACAGGGGGATGGAAAAAGGTGAGAGACTTACCCAGTACGTATTCTGCGGCTACTTATGTGTCGGGGATAGCCGTAGATCCGAACGACCTCTCCCGTATTTTTGTGAGCTATGTAGATCCTACCACAGGCTATGGTGGAGCAGAAGTGGGTGAATACGATCGTGGGACTGGGACATGGACTTTTACGCCATTAGATGGCTTCCCTACTTCGTTGGACGTAGAAGACATTGAGGCTTATTCTGTGGGGGGAGTGACCAAGGTTTTGGTTGGAACCGCATACAATGGGGCCACTGGATTTCTTAAACGCTATGGCTGGGATGGGACTAAATGGGCAGTAGAAGCAACGTATTCCAATACAAAACTCGGAATTGAAGATATTTTTGTAGCTGGCCCCACCTCCGACCCGGTGGCGTGTGGGTATGACTACGACAGCAATCAAATGTATGTTGTAAGCATCTTGGCTGCTACCTATAATGTTTTTGCAACTGCTTCGGGTGTCCCAAATACAACGTGCAAAGCGGTTACCGTAGATACCGCCACGAATAGCTATTATGTAACGGCAAATAATAGCGTTTATGTATATTCTGGGGGTGTTTGGACCACGTATGCTACCTATCCTAATGGCACACAAATCAACGTCTTGTATTTTGATGACTTAGTGGTTGGTACTGGTACGGGATTATATGAGCACCGTAAATGGGCCACCCAGACAACGCCTGAGCTGCTCCCTCGAAAACAGGTTCTGGCTAACGTTTATCCTAATCCATTTGGCAATGATGCCCGTATTCAGTTGCACCTTGCCCAGGAAAGCGATGTAGCCTGGGAATTGTACGATGTCATGGGGCGGCGGGTACAAAGCCAAGCCAAACAATGGTTACCAGCAGGCGAACAGGCGGCGAATATCAATGCGTCCGGATTGGTGAATGGGGTCTATCTTTTGCGGATTGTAATAGGCCGCATGACAGAAACCCACAAGGTGGTGGTTGCGAAATAA
- a CDS encoding M20/M25/M40 family metallo-hydrolase has translation MKYSPKITPILLLLILALPLLAQEKPDEEINKVIRKHGLEKSKVMETASWLTDVYGPRLTGSPQLDRATEWAMNQLRSWGLENVHTEKWGPFGRGWEANHFSMSAVSPNPFPIIAYPKAWSPSASGTAEVVVFDVQKEEDLGKYKGKLAGKIVLIEPIRETKEWFDPLAVRHDAKSLLDLANAAAPASNDQRFNMNRNQLGDLKWALLYDEKPLLIVDRSFKGDYGTVFVSGARAKEGRAQTANAEVLPQATMAVEQYNRIIRMIEKGLSVKVTVDLKTSFSNTDGMEANIIAEIPGTDLKDEVVMFGAHFDSWHAGSGATDNAAGSAAMMEAARILMETIRETGKKPRRTLRIALWTGEEQGLLGSRAYVADHFAEVEGMGNVKSLKPGQEKVAGYFNMDNGTGKIRGVYMQGNAAIEGVFRPWLDAFKDLDASTLSLSNTGGTDHLAFDAVGIPGFQFIQEPMAYSSRTHHSNMDVWDHLVAEDMKQASTIIASFVWHTSQRDQKLPRKPFNLNPRPATGGGGGRQ, from the coding sequence ATGAAGTACAGTCCAAAAATAACCCCGATTCTTTTGCTACTGATCTTGGCATTGCCGCTTTTGGCCCAAGAAAAGCCGGATGAAGAGATCAACAAAGTTATACGGAAACATGGTTTAGAGAAAAGCAAGGTCATGGAAACCGCCAGTTGGTTGACCGATGTTTATGGGCCGCGCCTTACAGGTTCTCCTCAGTTAGACCGTGCCACCGAATGGGCCATGAACCAACTCCGTTCGTGGGGGTTGGAAAATGTTCATACAGAGAAGTGGGGGCCCTTCGGACGTGGTTGGGAGGCAAACCACTTTTCTATGAGTGCTGTTTCCCCCAATCCTTTCCCCATCATTGCATACCCCAAAGCATGGTCGCCTTCGGCCAGTGGAACCGCCGAGGTTGTGGTTTTTGATGTGCAAAAAGAAGAAGACTTGGGCAAATACAAAGGCAAACTGGCCGGGAAAATTGTCTTGATAGAGCCTATTAGGGAAACGAAAGAGTGGTTCGATCCACTGGCGGTTCGTCACGATGCTAAGAGTTTATTGGATTTGGCGAATGCGGCAGCCCCCGCTTCCAATGATCAGCGGTTTAACATGAATCGGAACCAATTGGGCGACCTCAAGTGGGCACTACTCTATGATGAAAAGCCATTGTTGATCGTGGATCGTAGCTTTAAAGGGGACTATGGAACGGTCTTTGTCTCTGGCGCCCGTGCAAAAGAAGGTCGGGCACAAACCGCCAATGCCGAAGTATTGCCTCAGGCAACGATGGCGGTAGAGCAATACAACCGCATTATCCGGATGATCGAAAAAGGGCTTAGTGTAAAGGTGACGGTTGATCTGAAAACCAGTTTTTCTAACACTGATGGTATGGAAGCCAACATCATTGCCGAAATTCCTGGAACCGATTTAAAAGACGAAGTGGTCATGTTTGGCGCACATTTCGACTCGTGGCATGCAGGAAGTGGCGCAACCGATAATGCTGCTGGCTCGGCTGCCATGATGGAAGCGGCCAGAATTTTGATGGAAACCATTCGGGAAACAGGTAAAAAACCCCGTCGTACCCTCCGAATTGCCCTTTGGACGGGTGAAGAGCAAGGGCTATTGGGTTCCCGTGCTTATGTTGCCGATCATTTTGCTGAGGTAGAAGGGATGGGCAATGTAAAATCTCTTAAACCCGGACAAGAAAAAGTGGCGGGCTATTTTAATATGGACAATGGTACAGGAAAAATTCGTGGGGTTTATATGCAAGGAAATGCAGCCATCGAAGGCGTTTTTCGTCCTTGGTTAGATGCATTTAAGGATTTGGATGCGTCCACCTTGTCCTTGTCCAATACAGGTGGAACCGATCACCTTGCTTTTGATGCAGTCGGTATTCCGGGCTTTCAGTTTATCCAAGAACCGATGGCGTATTCCAGCCGGACCCATCACTCCAATATGGATGTCTGGGATCATTTAGTGGCAGAGGACATGAAACAAGCCTCGACGATAATAGCCTCTTTTGTGTGGCATACCAGTCAACGCGATCAAAAATTACCTCGTAAACCGTTTAACTTAAATCCGCGACCAGCTACTGGTGGAGGCGGAGGACGTCAGTAA
- the add gene encoding adenosine deaminase: MSQTTPLTRETIHSWPKAELHCHLDGSLRLSTMLELAREQGKTDLLPADTEEGLHEVLLQVDDSPTLEAYLSWFSYTIPLMQTPDALQRIAYELAEENARENVRYLEVRYAPITHTWEGMSMEAVNEAVLEGLARAEKDFDIKTGVIICGLRDRYESASLAQAELAVAFKDRGVVGFDLAGGEAGHPPKHHLFAFYHAINNLLNVTVHAGESWGPDSIKQAVTRCHAHRIGHGTSLYQDEELLRFMLDHQIPLEICPTSNVQTHVVTGFDSHPLKKYVDEGLPVTINTDNRLFSRTSVTEELWRVHTLCGVSEAQLKEIVLNGFRYAFLPHKSRLDMLAKATQEIYAI, from the coding sequence ATGTCGCAAACAACCCCTTTAACCCGCGAAACTATCCATTCTTGGCCCAAGGCTGAATTACATTGTCACCTTGATGGCTCTCTCCGCTTATCTACTATGCTGGAGTTGGCACGTGAACAAGGCAAAACAGACTTATTACCAGCAGATACCGAAGAAGGCCTTCACGAAGTGTTGCTTCAGGTAGATGATTCCCCCACCCTCGAAGCATACCTTTCTTGGTTCTCTTATACCATCCCCCTCATGCAAACGCCGGACGCCCTCCAACGTATCGCATATGAACTGGCCGAGGAAAATGCGAGAGAAAATGTTCGATACCTAGAGGTTCGGTACGCACCCATTACCCACACATGGGAAGGCATGAGTATGGAAGCCGTAAATGAGGCAGTATTGGAGGGTTTGGCCCGGGCCGAAAAAGATTTTGACATCAAAACAGGGGTCATTATCTGTGGACTCCGCGATCGGTACGAAAGCGCCTCGTTGGCACAGGCAGAATTGGCCGTGGCCTTTAAAGACCGGGGCGTGGTAGGATTTGACCTCGCCGGAGGAGAAGCAGGACACCCCCCAAAACATCACCTGTTTGCTTTTTACCATGCCATCAACAACCTGCTCAACGTGACCGTACATGCAGGTGAGTCTTGGGGGCCAGACTCGATCAAACAAGCCGTAACCCGTTGCCATGCACACCGCATCGGGCATGGCACAAGTTTATACCAAGATGAAGAATTATTACGATTTATGCTGGATCACCAAATTCCATTGGAAATCTGCCCCACCAGTAATGTTCAAACCCATGTCGTCACCGGATTTGACAGCCATCCTCTGAAAAAATATGTAGATGAAGGCCTTCCAGTGACCATCAATACTGATAACCGATTGTTTAGCCGCACTTCGGTAACGGAAGAACTGTGGCGGGTGCATACACTTTGTGGCGTCTCGGAAGCACAACTCAAAGAAATTGTCTTAAATGGTTTCCGCTATGCCTTTTTGCCCCATAAAAGTCGTTTGGATATGCTCGCTAAAGCAACTCAGGAAATCTATGCTATTTAA
- a CDS encoding response regulator transcription factor yields MRILLIEDEPGIASFLKSGFTEQGFEVAQAFDGEMGLKLAQEGAFEVIILDIILPKMTGVEVCKRIRAGGNTDTPILMLTALGTTDDIVLGLDSGADDYLTKPFKFKELLARVRALQRRKLHTPTTNILRISDLELDLDRKEVRRSGILLKLTAREFNLLYFLMRHAGRVVSRTSILEEVWHLDFEPGTNVIDVYVNYLRNKVDKPFKTKLIHTVIGMGYVIKEGTAE; encoded by the coding sequence ATGCGCATTTTATTGATAGAAGACGAACCCGGCATCGCCTCCTTTTTGAAGTCTGGATTTACAGAGCAAGGATTCGAAGTGGCTCAGGCATTTGATGGTGAGATGGGGCTAAAATTGGCACAAGAAGGCGCCTTCGAGGTGATCATACTTGATATTATCTTGCCTAAAATGACTGGGGTAGAGGTTTGTAAACGCATCCGTGCAGGGGGAAATACCGACACCCCAATCCTAATGTTAACGGCTCTGGGCACGACCGATGACATTGTGCTTGGTTTAGATAGCGGCGCTGATGATTATCTCACCAAACCCTTCAAATTTAAAGAACTATTGGCAAGAGTCCGTGCCTTACAACGCCGGAAACTCCACACCCCCACAACCAATATCTTGCGCATCAGTGACTTGGAACTGGACTTAGACCGGAAAGAAGTACGAAGATCGGGCATACTGCTAAAGTTAACGGCCCGAGAATTTAATCTCCTTTACTTTTTAATGCGCCATGCAGGACGGGTGGTTTCCAGAACTTCCATCCTAGAAGAAGTTTGGCATTTGGATTTTGAGCCCGGTACCAATGTCATTGATGTATATGTAAATTATCTTAGAAATAAAGTAGATAAACCGTTTAAGACAAAACTTATCCATACGGTTATTGGCATGGGTTATGTGATTAAGGAGGGGACTGCTGAATGA
- a CDS encoding HAMP domain-containing histidine kinase, with product MSIRLKLMLIHGLSSLILLVLFCSSIYYFSWRFRKNEFTQRLYDRVELVEKIHFEQGKLSPENLTHFKKRFSELLPDEKEYVIYIRNHLVIDSLLHHFEYPFIQALQTYQKSYFEHGAIQGAGQLYPFGEKKYAIIVTATDRYGWTKLRNLRSVLFIGSIIAIALIMFTTWWSLGKALQPLEVLVGEIRAFRATNLKRRLSVFNPKDEFGELSSTFNQLLSRLEEAFLTQRHFISNASHEIRNPLAAILGEVELALMDNRDAHTYQKSLTTIGSHAERLNNLINNLLQLSKTQNDIGQLQMEELRVDEILEEQLDSLYQKNTQIDISLDLSLPEHPDALTIWGNKPLFQTVIHNILENALKFSDNKPITVTLFTAPGEVVFSVKDQGIGMSKEDQKLLFEPLYRAQNARGFPGFGIGMALVRRIIEVHKGRILIESELDVGTNIQVYFPTIQQTSNTVLIHP from the coding sequence ATGAGCATCCGCTTAAAGTTGATGTTAATTCACGGCCTCTCTAGCCTGATTCTCTTGGTATTGTTTTGTTCTTCTATTTATTACTTTTCATGGCGCTTCCGCAAAAACGAATTTACTCAACGGCTATATGACCGCGTGGAACTTGTTGAAAAAATCCATTTTGAACAAGGAAAACTTTCTCCAGAAAACCTTACCCATTTTAAAAAACGGTTCTCGGAGCTTTTGCCAGATGAAAAAGAATATGTCATCTATATCAGAAATCATCTGGTAATAGATTCCCTGCTTCATCATTTTGAATATCCATTTATTCAGGCACTACAAACCTACCAAAAGTCCTATTTTGAGCACGGAGCCATTCAGGGTGCGGGGCAGCTATATCCGTTTGGAGAAAAAAAATATGCCATCATTGTTACAGCAACCGACCGTTATGGATGGACCAAACTCCGAAACTTGCGTTCGGTTCTTTTTATTGGCTCCATTATTGCCATCGCTCTCATAATGTTTACCACTTGGTGGTCATTGGGGAAAGCCCTACAACCTTTAGAGGTTTTAGTGGGCGAGATACGCGCATTCAGGGCGACAAACCTAAAACGAAGGCTTTCGGTCTTTAATCCAAAAGATGAATTTGGCGAGTTATCTTCCACTTTCAACCAACTCCTCTCCCGCCTCGAAGAGGCATTTCTCACCCAGCGTCACTTCATTTCAAATGCATCGCACGAAATCCGGAATCCGTTAGCGGCTATCTTGGGTGAGGTTGAGCTGGCCTTAATGGATAACCGCGATGCCCACACCTACCAAAAGTCATTAACAACCATAGGTAGTCATGCCGAACGCCTCAACAACCTGATTAATAACTTACTTCAACTCTCCAAGACCCAAAACGACATCGGCCAACTTCAAATGGAAGAACTCCGAGTGGATGAAATACTCGAAGAACAACTTGATTCATTGTATCAAAAAAACACACAAATAGATATTTCTCTTGATTTATCCTTGCCAGAGCATCCAGATGCCCTAACGATATGGGGAAACAAGCCGCTGTTTCAAACGGTGATTCACAATATTTTGGAAAATGCCCTTAAATTTTCGGATAATAAACCAATAACGGTTACCCTTTTTACAGCACCAGGAGAAGTAGTTTTTTCAGTAAAAGACCAAGGCATTGGTATGAGCAAAGAAGACCAGAAACTACTTTTTGAGCCGCTCTATCGGGCCCAGAATGCCAGGGGATTCCCCGGATTCGGCATCGGCATGGCTTTGGTACGCCGCATCATCGAAGTCCACAAAGGCAGAATCCTCATTGAGTCTGAATTAGACGTAGGAACCAATATTCAAGTATATTTTCCAACCATTCAGCAAACTTCTAACACTGTTTTAATTCATCCTTAA